TACGTGATCCTAATATATATAATAATGAAATATTAATTATCTCTCCTATTCATATAAGCGATAAAATCTTAGATTCCCCATACTGTGAATCCTTTGGAGGACTAGCCGGGGCAGAAAAATCCAGAAAGCTGGCAGCAGAGTATAAAGAATTGGCTAAAAAGTATAACTGTCACTTCATGGATGCGGCAAATTATGCCAAAGCTGATGATAAGGATGCCATTCATTTAGATAAAGAAGGTCATAGGGCTCTGGCTCAAGCTGTATATCAGAAGATTAAGGAAATTGAAAAGAGCTTATAGATAGGAGGACAGCTTGGAAAACTGGGTCATAAAGAATAGGAAAGCCGACTTTACATATATTATGGAAAAGTGCGGTATAAGTGAGGTATTGGCAAGATGTCTGGTTAACAAAGGATTTGAGGATCCTAAAGATATAGAGACTTTTCTTAAACCAAGCCTTGATAATCTATATAATCCCTTTCTTTTAAAAGATATGGATAAGACCTGCCATATCCTAAAAGAAAAGATAGCCCACGGAAAGAAAATCCGTATTATAGGTGATTATGATGTTGACGGAATTGTGGCAACATATATTTTATATAGGACCCTAAAAAAACTGGGAGCACAGGTAGACTATGAGATACCGGATAGAATAATTGACGGATATGGAATGAATATTCGAATGGTGGAAGAAGCTAAAAGTCATAATGTAGATACCTTGCTTACTTGTGATAATGGTATTGTAGCAATAGATCAGATAAAGAGGGCAAAAGAATTTGGTATGACGGTAATTGTGACAGACCATCACAGCCTTCTTGAAACAGATGATAATACAGTAATACTACCGGAAGCAGATGCTATTATTAATCCACACAGAAGAGATTGTACATATCCTTTTTCAGGATTATGTGGTGCAGCCATAACCTATAAATTGGCAGTGGCACTACTTAGTCAATATGAAATACCTGATAAGGAAGACTATCTAAGGGAACTTTTATCTTATACGGCAATTGCTACAGTCTGTGATGTTATGGAATTAATTGATGAAAATAGAATAATAGTAAAACATGGACTTTCACTGTTAAAGGACACAAGAAATATAGGATTGCTTGCACTTATGGATGCCTGTCAGATTAATAAAAAAGATTTATCCTCTTTTCACTTGGGCTTTATTATAGGTCCCTGCCTAAATGCCTCAGGAAGGCTAGATACAGCTAAAATCGGACTTAAATTATTACTTTCTGAGACAAAAAGTGAAGCCATGGAGCTTGCTGGTGAGCTTAAAAATTTAAATGAAGCCCGTAAAGATATGACAGCAAAGTATGTAGAAAAAGCAATTTCATTAATTGAAGAAGGCAATATGCTAGATGATAAGGTTTTAGTGGTATATATACCGGAATGTCATGAGAGTATAGCCGGAATAATTGCAGGGCGAATTCGCGAAAGATATCATAGACCAACCTTGATTTTAACAGATTCTACGGACTATGCAAAAGGTTCAGGAAGATCTATAGATAAATATAATATGATTGAAGAGCTATCAAAACATAGGGAGCTACTAATTAAGGTGGGTGGTCATCCTATGGCTGCAGGTTTATCACTTTTACCGGAAAATATAGATATATTAAGGAAGGCACTTAATGAGAATTGCCCGTTGACATTTGAGATGCTCATACCTAAAATTACTATAGATATTTTACTTCCTTTAGGCTATCTATCTGAAGAACTGATAAATGAACTAAAATTACTTGAACCTTTCGGAACAGGTAATAGTAAGCCTTTATTTGCAGAAAAGGATTTAACTATAAAATCTATTATGATTATAGGAAAAAATGCCAACGGAATTCGATTACGGGTAAGGAATCCATATGGCAGAGAAATGGATGCCTTGTATTTCGGAGATGTAGATGGCTTTTTTAAATATATCAGTGATAAATACGGACCAGATGAAGTGCAGCGTCTAAAAACAGGAAGAGGATCAAATTTAAAACTTACCGTTACTTATTATCCTAAAATCAATGAATATAAGGGATATAAAAGCATACAGCTAATCATACAAAATTATAGATAAAATTAAGAAATTTATCTATAATAAACAAATAAGACTATTTAACTACAAAGTTAATATAAGTTAGGGCAAATTCATAATTAATTTTAATTTGTCTTTGCGTAGATTTGTCATAAATGATATAATGTTCTACTATAAAGGGGCAAGAGGATAATTTGCCCTCAGAAAGGTATGGGTGTAAGATGAAAAAGTTAGAAGATTACGTAAGAAGTATACCGGATTTTCCTGAACCGGGAATTATATTCCGTGATGTTACAACTGTATTACAAGATAAGGATGGATTAAAGCTGGCTATTGACAGCATACAGGATTTATTAAAAGATGTTGATTTTGATGTAATAGTAGGTCCAGAATCTAGAGGATTTATTTTTGGAGTACCTATTGCTTATAATATGAATAAAGCATTTATACCGGTAAGAAAAAAAGGAAAGTTACCTTGCGAAACAATTGAGATGGATTATGATCTTGAATATGGCAAGGCTACAATAGAAATTCATAAAGATGCAATTAAACCTGGACAAAAGGTAGTTATTATAGATGATTTGATTGCTACAGGAGGAACTATTGAAGCCATAACCAAGTTAATAAAAAGCCTTGGTGGAGAAGTTGTAAAAATTGTTTTCTTAATGGAACTTAAAGGACTAAAAGGCCGGGATAAATTGGCCGGCTTTGATGTAGAAGCTGTTATTCAGTACGAAGGAAATTAATAATTTTAAATAAAATTTGTTTAGCAATAAGTATATGGGTTTTGTGACACAGGTGGTGATATTATGGATAAGATGGATGATTATATGAATCGGAGTTTATTATATAGGCCGGCAGCTACATCAGTGCCAGCTGATTTTACTGCGCCCGAGCAACTGTATAAAAAGCTAATCGACAAGGTTATTGACTATCATCCCTCCGCTGATATTTCTATTTTAGAAAAAGCATACCAGTTGGCCATGAATGCCCATAAAGATCAATTTAGAAAATCGGGCGAGCCCTATATTGTTCATCCCCTGTGTGTTGCCAATATTTTAGCTGAACTAGAACTTGATAAAGAAAGTATTGTAGCAGGTATTCTTCATGATGTGGTTGAAGATACGGACTTTACCATCGAGCAGGTGGCAGAGATGTTCACCGATGAGATTGCCTTACTGGTAGATGGTGTTACAAAGTTAACTCAGCTAAAATACTCCAAAGATAAGGTGGAAATCCAGGCAGAAAATCTTAGAAAGATGTTTCTTGCCATGGCAAAGGATATCCGTGTTATCTTAATAAAACTTGCTGACAGGCTTCATAATATGCGAACCTTAAAATATATGAGACCTGAAAAACAAAAAGAAATTGCCAGAGAAACCATGGATATTTATGCCCCAATTGCTCAAAGACTTGGTATATCCAAGATTAAGGTTGAACTAGATGACTTATCCTTAAAATATCTTGAGCCGGAAGTA
This genomic interval from Herbinix luporum contains the following:
- the recJ gene encoding single-stranded-DNA-specific exonuclease RecJ, with protein sequence MENWVIKNRKADFTYIMEKCGISEVLARCLVNKGFEDPKDIETFLKPSLDNLYNPFLLKDMDKTCHILKEKIAHGKKIRIIGDYDVDGIVATYILYRTLKKLGAQVDYEIPDRIIDGYGMNIRMVEEAKSHNVDTLLTCDNGIVAIDQIKRAKEFGMTVIVTDHHSLLETDDNTVILPEADAIINPHRRDCTYPFSGLCGAAITYKLAVALLSQYEIPDKEDYLRELLSYTAIATVCDVMELIDENRIIVKHGLSLLKDTRNIGLLALMDACQINKKDLSSFHLGFIIGPCLNASGRLDTAKIGLKLLLSETKSEAMELAGELKNLNEARKDMTAKYVEKAISLIEEGNMLDDKVLVVYIPECHESIAGIIAGRIRERYHRPTLILTDSTDYAKGSGRSIDKYNMIEELSKHRELLIKVGGHPMAAGLSLLPENIDILRKALNENCPLTFEMLIPKITIDILLPLGYLSEELINELKLLEPFGTGNSKPLFAEKDLTIKSIMIIGKNANGIRLRVRNPYGREMDALYFGDVDGFFKYISDKYGPDEVQRLKTGRGSNLKLTVTYYPKINEYKGYKSIQLIIQNYR
- a CDS encoding adenine phosphoribosyltransferase; translation: MKKLEDYVRSIPDFPEPGIIFRDVTTVLQDKDGLKLAIDSIQDLLKDVDFDVIVGPESRGFIFGVPIAYNMNKAFIPVRKKGKLPCETIEMDYDLEYGKATIEIHKDAIKPGQKVVIIDDLIATGGTIEAITKLIKSLGGEVVKIVFLMELKGLKGRDKLAGFDVEAVIQYEGN